One genomic window of bacterium includes the following:
- a CDS encoding response regulator, whose translation MSKGTILIVEDQPGFRRIYHDVLKNDGYEVLEAQDGEQGLEMVNAHKPHLILLDLGLPKIDGFEVLKRVRANPATAKIPVIIFSVLGEQKDVKKGLELGANDYTVKGFYTPRQILSKVRGLITQSEVPKPHHSYKLKMETTHEDASLLQTEIGLAKGFLCPHCGKEMLLELFPDYVKNEGHWFTAHFTCGSCGKTF comes from the coding sequence ATGTCCAAAGGAACGATCCTGATCGTGGAGGACCAACCGGGGTTCCGCCGCATCTACCACGACGTCCTGAAGAACGACGGCTACGAGGTCCTGGAGGCCCAGGACGGCGAACAAGGCCTGGAAATGGTCAACGCCCACAAGCCCCATCTGATCCTGCTCGACCTGGGCCTTCCCAAGATCGACGGGTTCGAGGTCCTCAAGAGGGTCCGGGCGAACCCCGCCACCGCCAAGATCCCCGTGATCATCTTTTCGGTCCTGGGGGAGCAAAAGGACGTTAAAAAAGGGCTCGAATTGGGCGCCAATGACTATACGGTCAAAGGTTTCTATACCCCGCGCCAGATCCTCAGCAAGGTCCGAGGCCTCATCACCCAGTCGGAAGTCCCCAAACCCCACCATTCCTATAAATTGAAGATGGAGACCACCCATGAGGACGCCTCCCTCCTTCAGACCGAGATCGGCCTGGCCAAAGGCTTCCTCTGCCCCCATTGTGGTAAGGAGATGCTCCTGGAACTCTTCCCCGATTACGTCAAGAACGAGGGGCACTGGTTCACCGCCCACTTCACCTGTGGGAGCTGTGGGAAGACCTTCTGA
- a CDS encoding response regulator, whose amino-acid sequence MILTIEDIERSAPKDPVPVVHKGTILIAEDQKGFRRVYRDVLEQDGYQVLEATNGEEAWEMIITQKPGVVLLDLGLPILDGFRVLEKARRSEQTKDIPIIIFSVLGEPRDVKKAMDMGANDYTVKGFYTPRQVLGKIKDLLKTPGQSGQTTSYRLVVENDRKGAPRLEQDLGLKNGFQCPECGTAMEAEFFPDYARADGHWFAARFVCPQCDRSF is encoded by the coding sequence ATGATCTTGACCATCGAGGACATCGAGAGGAGCGCCCCCAAGGACCCGGTCCCCGTGGTCCATAAGGGGACCATCCTGATCGCCGAGGACCAGAAGGGATTCCGCCGGGTCTACCGGGATGTCCTGGAACAGGACGGTTACCAGGTCCTGGAGGCCACCAACGGCGAGGAAGCCTGGGAAATGATCATCACCCAAAAACCGGGGGTCGTCCTCCTCGACCTTGGGTTGCCCATCTTGGACGGTTTCCGGGTCCTGGAAAAGGCCCGCCGCAGCGAACAGACCAAGGACATCCCCATCATCATCTTTTCCGTCCTGGGCGAACCTCGCGATGTGAAAAAGGCCATGGACATGGGGGCCAATGACTACACCGTGAAGGGCTTCTACACCCCGCGCCAGGTGTTGGGCAAGATCAAGGACCTGCTCAAGACCCCGGGCCAGTCGGGCCAGACCACTTCCTACCGGCTCGTGGTCGAGAATGACCGCAAAGGAGCGCCCCGCCTGGAACAGGACCTGGGCCTGAAGAACGGGTTCCAGTGCCCCGAGTGCGGGACGGCCATGGAAGCGGAATTCTTCCCCGACTACGCG